The following proteins are encoded in a genomic region of Pan troglodytes isolate AG18354 chromosome 2, NHGRI_mPanTro3-v2.0_pri, whole genome shotgun sequence:
- the MKRN2OS gene encoding MKRN2 opposite strand protein isoform X3, with product MYGMMEQWDKYLEDFSTSGAWLPHRYEDNHHNCYSYALTFINCVLMAEGRQQLDKGEFTEKYVVPRTRLASKFITLYRAIREHGFYVTDCPQQEAHEGGGLC from the exons ATGTATGGAATGATGGAGCAATGGGACAAGTACCTGGAAGACTTCTCCACCTCGGGGGCCTGGCTGCCTCACAG GTATGAAGACAACCACCATAACTGCTACTCTTACGCACTCACGTTCATTAACTGCGTTCTGATGGCAGAAGGTAGACAGCAACTGGACAAGGGTGAATTTACAGAGAAGTACGTGGTCCCGCGGACAAGGCTGGCATCCAAGTTCATCACACTCTACCGGGCGATACGGGAGCATGGCTTCTACGTCACTGACTGTCCCCAGCAGGAGGCACATGAGGGCGGCGGTTTGTGCTGA
- the MKRN2OS gene encoding MKRN2 opposite strand protein isoform X2, with translation MNWRRGETTRRVKCIAGDSQQDLGSRKLEDAPVSIANPFTNGHQEKCSFLLRPTQGTFLREYDGRSDLHVGITNTNGVVYNYSAHGVQRDGEGWEESISIPLLQPNMYGMMEQWDKYLEDFSTSGAWLPHRYEDNHHNCYSYALTFINCVLMAEGRQQLDKGEFTEKYVVPRTRLASKFITLYRAIREHGFYVTDCPQQEAHEGGGLC, from the exons ATGAACTGGAGGAGGGGAGAGACGACTAGGCGGGTGAAGTGCATAGCTGGAGACTCACAGCAG GACCTGGGCTCGAGGAAGCTGGAGGACGCACCTGTTAGCATCGCTAATCCATTTACTAATGGACATCAAGAAAAATGTTCATTCCTCCTCAGACCAACTCAGGGGACATTTCTTAG GGAGTATGATGGAAGGTCTGATCTTCATGTTGGAATAACTAACACAAATG ggGTTGTGTATAATTACAGTGCACATGGTGTCCAGCGAGACGGAGAAGGGTGGGAAGAGAGCATAAGCATCCCATTACTGCAGCCCAACATGTATGGAATGATGGAGCAATGGGACAAGTACCTGGAAGACTTCTCCACCTCGGGGGCCTGGCTGCCTCACAG GTATGAAGACAACCACCATAACTGCTACTCTTACGCACTCACGTTCATTAACTGCGTTCTGATGGCAGAAGGTAGACAGCAACTGGACAAGGGTGAATTTACAGAGAAGTACGTGGTCCCGCGGACAAGGCTGGCATCCAAGTTCATCACACTCTACCGGGCGATACGGGAGCATGGCTTCTACGTCACTGACTGTCCCCAGCAGGAGGCACATGAGGGCGGCGGTTTGTGCTGA
- the MKRN2OS gene encoding MKRN2 opposite strand protein isoform X4: MDIKKNVHSSSDQLRGHFLGVVYNYSAHGVQRDGEGWEESISIPLLQPNMYGMMEQWDKYLEDFSTSGAWLPHRYEDNHHNCYSYALTFINCVLMAEGRQQLDKGEFTEKYVVPRTRLASKFITLYRAIREHGFYVTDCPQQEAHEGGGLC; this comes from the exons ATGGACATCAAGAAAAATGTTCATTCCTCCTCAGACCAACTCAGGGGACATTTCTTAG ggGTTGTGTATAATTACAGTGCACATGGTGTCCAGCGAGACGGAGAAGGGTGGGAAGAGAGCATAAGCATCCCATTACTGCAGCCCAACATGTATGGAATGATGGAGCAATGGGACAAGTACCTGGAAGACTTCTCCACCTCGGGGGCCTGGCTGCCTCACAG GTATGAAGACAACCACCATAACTGCTACTCTTACGCACTCACGTTCATTAACTGCGTTCTGATGGCAGAAGGTAGACAGCAACTGGACAAGGGTGAATTTACAGAGAAGTACGTGGTCCCGCGGACAAGGCTGGCATCCAAGTTCATCACACTCTACCGGGCGATACGGGAGCATGGCTTCTACGTCACTGACTGTCCCCAGCAGGAGGCACATGAGGGCGGCGGTTTGTGCTGA
- the MKRN2OS gene encoding MKRN2 opposite strand protein isoform X1, with translation MHCAEAGKALIKFNHCEKYIYSFSVPQCCPLCQQDLGSRKLEDAPVSIANPFTNGHQEKCSFLLRPTQGTFLREYDGRSDLHVGITNTNGVVYNYSAHGVQRDGEGWEESISIPLLQPNMYGMMEQWDKYLEDFSTSGAWLPHRYEDNHHNCYSYALTFINCVLMAEGRQQLDKGEFTEKYVVPRTRLASKFITLYRAIREHGFYVTDCPQQEAHEGGGLC, from the exons ATGCACTGCGCAGAGGCTGGGAAGGCTTTAATTAAATTCAACCACTGTGAGAAATACATCTACAGCTTCAGTGTGCCCCAGTGCTGCCCTCTCTGCCAGCAGGACCTGGGCTCGAGGAAGCTGGAGGACGCACCTGTTAGCATCGCTAATCCATTTACTAATGGACATCAAGAAAAATGTTCATTCCTCCTCAGACCAACTCAGGGGACATTTCTTAG GGAGTATGATGGAAGGTCTGATCTTCATGTTGGAATAACTAACACAAATG ggGTTGTGTATAATTACAGTGCACATGGTGTCCAGCGAGACGGAGAAGGGTGGGAAGAGAGCATAAGCATCCCATTACTGCAGCCCAACATGTATGGAATGATGGAGCAATGGGACAAGTACCTGGAAGACTTCTCCACCTCGGGGGCCTGGCTGCCTCACAG GTATGAAGACAACCACCATAACTGCTACTCTTACGCACTCACGTTCATTAACTGCGTTCTGATGGCAGAAGGTAGACAGCAACTGGACAAGGGTGAATTTACAGAGAAGTACGTGGTCCCGCGGACAAGGCTGGCATCCAAGTTCATCACACTCTACCGGGCGATACGGGAGCATGGCTTCTACGTCACTGACTGTCCCCAGCAGGAGGCACATGAGGGCGGCGGTTTGTGCTGA